The window CCTGCCCGCCGACGCGCCCCTGGTCGTGCTCCTGCACGGCTGCGCGCAGAACGCCGCCGCCTACCACGACCACTCCGGGTGGGCCGGGTACGCCGACGAGCACGGCTTCGCCCTCGTCTACCCCGAGCAGAGGCCGGCCAACAACGCCACCGGCTGCTTCAACTGGTTCCAGCCGGGAGACACCGCGCGCGACTCCGGCGAGGCCAGGTCGGTCCGCTCCATGGTCGGGCACGCCGTGTCCGCCCACGGCCTGGACGCCGACCGGGTGTACGTCTCCGGGCTCTCCGCCGGAGGCGCCATGGCGGGAGAACTCCTCGCCGCCTACCCCGACCTGTTCGCCGGGGGCAGCGTCGTCGCGGGAATCCCCGTGGGCTGCGCCAGCGGCATGATCGACGCCTTCGGCTGCATGAACCCCGGAAAGACGAGGAACCCGCAGCAGTGGGGCGACGAGGTCCGCGCCCAGAACCCCGGGTGGGACGGGCCCTGGCCGCGCGTCGCCGTCTGGCACGGCACCGCCGACACCACGGTCGCCCCCGCCAACGGCGAGGCGGTCGCGAGCCAGTGGACGAACGTCCACGGGCTGTCCGGCGCCCCCGACGCCACCGAGCGGCTGCCGGGCTCCACCACCGCCGCCTACCACGGCGGAGACGCGGCCACCGCGGCCGTCGCCCACTACACGGTCTCCGGCATGGGCCACGGCACCCCCGTCGACCCGTCCGCGGGCTGCGGCACCGCGGGCGCCTACTTCCTCGACACCGTCTGCTCGACCGGGTACACCGTCGACTTCTGGGGCATCGGCGACGGAGGCGGCCCCGTCCCGGACCCCACGGACCCGCCCACGGAGGAGCCGACCGACCCGCCGACCGGGCCGGGGACGTGCGTGAGGGACAGCAACTACGACCACGTGTCGGCGGGCCGCGCCGTCCAGCGCTCCGGGCTGGTCTACGCGGTCGGCTCCGGCGACGCGCTCGGCCTGTGGAACGTCTTCGTCACCACGTCGCTCACCGAGACCTCACCGGGCCACTGGGAGCACACGCCCGGAGGCTGCTAGGACCCGTTCCCGCCGCGTGCCAGGCGCCCGAAGTGGCTCACCGCCGCGCCCAGCGCGAAGTGCGCGGCCTGGTGCTCGGTCATCGGGACCACCCCTGCCGGGACGGTCACCCGGAAGGGGAACTCCTCGTCCGGCCGGATGCGGAAGTCGTCAATCACTCCCTGGGACAGGAGCATGGTCAGTGCCTCGCGGACCTGCCCACTGCGGTTGTCTGACGTCCAGATCGACATGTCCCCAACCCTAGCCCGGCGGCGGTCCCCCCTCGGGGGGAACGGCGAACACCCCCCCGGGCCGACGACGGATACGGGCGGGCCGCGACCGCGACCCGCCCGTGCTCCGGAGGACGGACACGACCCCCGTGGTGTCCGTCCCCGCCGCCCGCCGCTGCCGTCCGTCGTCCCCCGACGGCGGACGCGGCGGACGGAGTCCGTCGCGCCTCAGCCGCCCTCGGGCAGCTGGGCCTGTCCCGCGAGAACGTTCGCGGTCAGGCGGCGCAGCGCCAGCCTGGTGGCCTCGAACTCCTCCTCGGGGAGGTCGATGACCCTCCCGATCGCCTCCGGAATCCCCTCGGCGCGTGCCCTGAGCCGCCCGCCCTCCTCGGTGAGGGCGACGAGGACGGAGCGCTCGTCCCGCGGATCACGCCCCCGGACCAGCAGTCCCCGGGCCTCCAGCCGCTTGAGCAGCGGTGTGAGGGTCCCGTAGTCCAGCTGGAGTACGGAGCCGAAGTCCTTCACCCAGCACTCGCCGCGCTCCCAGAGGAGCATCATCACCAGGTACTGGGGATAGGTCAGCCCCAACGGCTCCAGCAGGGGCCGGTACAGGTTGGTGACCGCACGCGACGCCGCGTAGAGGGCGAAGCACATCTGCTCGTCTACTGCGGGAAGGGAGAAGCCGCCCGCGGGGGCGGGGGTTCGGTCGGCCATCGCCACCATCGTAGTTACCCGGCGCCCGATTTCCAAAGTCCGCAATTACCTTGCGTACAAAGAAAAGTGGTACCGCGTCCCCCAGGTGTGCCGCACGGGGTCGTCGCAGGTCGGAAGGGGCGCCGGTGCCGCGCACCCGAGTCCCCGCCGTCACACGGGACCGCCGCGCGGGAACGGCGCGCGTTCACGGAAGGCGGCGCGCCCCGACGGACGCCAGCAGCGCGGTGCCCCCCCCACCCACATCCGTCTCCGCACCCGCATCTGTCCCCCCACGCGCACCCGGCTGTCCCGGCGCCCGCGCGTCCGGCCGGGCGGTCACGCACTCCATCCGCGTGGCGTCTCCCGCACCCGGATTTGCGGCCCGGGCGGTCACGCACTCCACCCGCGCGGTGCCCCGCTGCCCGCACCCGTGCGTCCGGCCCGGGCGGGCACCAACCCCACCGACCTATCCGCGCTCCTCCCGACGGGGCAGCAGGCGCTTGACCACCTTGCCCGTGGCGTTGCGCGGCAGCTCGTCCACGACCACCACGTCGCGCGGCACCGAGAACCGCCCGAGCACCCGCCGCACGTGCGTCCGCACCTGATTCGGATCCACGCCCCGGCCCTCGTGCGGCACCACGTACGCCGCGAACCGCTGCCCGAACTCCTCGTCGGGCACACCCGTCACCACGACCTCACGCACCTCGGGAAGCGTCACGATCGCCTCCTCGACCGGCCGGGGGAACACGTTCTCCCCGCCCGAGACGATCATGTCGTCGTCCCGGCCCGCCACGTGCAGCAGTCCGTTCGCGTCCACGTGACCCCGGTCGCCGGTCTCCATCAACCCGTCCGCGACCCTCCTGCTCCGCCCGTCCGTGTAGCCGTCGAAGAGCATGTCGTTGCCGACGTGGATCGACCCCTCCGTCCCCGGAGGCACCTCCACCCCGCCGGGGTCCAGGACCGCGATCCGCGTCCCCAGGGGCGGACGGCCCGCCGTCGTCGGGGACAGCCGCATCTCCCCGGGAGTCGCGATCGTCGCCCACGACACCTCGGTCGACCCGTACAGGTTGTAGAGCACGTCCCCGAACGCGTCCATGAAACCCGTGATCAGCTGCGGGCTCATCGCCGAGCCGCTGCACGCCACGATCCGCAGCGACGACGTGTCGTACCGCTCGCGCGTGGACCGGGGCAGGTCCATGATCCGCCGCAGCATCACCGGCACCGCGAACAGCGCGGTGCACCGCTCCTCCTGGACCGTGCGCAGAGCGTCCTCCGGCTCGAACAGCCGCCTCATCACCAACGTCGCCCGCATCGACATGCCCAGCTGCACACCCGCCAGCCCCCACGTGTGGAAGATCGGCGCCGACACCAGGATGCGGTCCGAGGACCGCAGCGGGATGCGCGACAGCACCGACGCCGCGTCCTGCGGCCCCCTCGGAGTGGGCCTCCGCGCCCCCTTGGGCGCGCCCGTCGTCCCCGACGTCAGCACGACCAGACGGCCGGGGCGCTCCGGCGGCTCCGGATCGGACTCCGAGACCTCCCGCGCCCGCCACGGCACCCCCGGGCCCCCGTCGGAGGGCTCCCCCCAGGCCGTCACCCGCACGACACCGGGATCGAGCTCGGCGCACATCCCCTCGAACTCGGCGTCGGCGACGACCACCGACACCCCGTTGCCCCCCACGGCCGCGGCCAGCTGGCCCGCCGACAGCCCCGTGTTCAGCAGCACGGTGTCGGCGCCCAAGCGCCCGCAGGCCACCATCGTCTGCACGAAACCGCTGTGGTTGCGGCACAGCACGCCCACGCGCGCACCCGCGCCCACACCCGCGCGGCGCAGGTCCCTGGCCAGCTCGCGGCCGCGCAGGTCCATCTCGCGGAAGGTCGTGGGGCCCAGCTCGTCGACGACCGCGACGGCGTCGGGCACGCGCTCGTTCGCGGCGGCGTAGCCCCCGGCGATCGTGGCGCCCCACGTGCGCAGCGCGCGGAGCTGGCGGACGACCCTGTCGGGACGTCCCGGGCTGAGCACACCGGCGCGGACGAGCACCCGCACCGTTTCCAGGACGTGTCGCGTGCGGGAGGTGGCGTGCGGGCCTTCGGCGTTGGGCGCCATGGTGTCTCCGGGAGCTGACGGGGACGGGCGAAGCGTTCCGCGCCTCACCGGGGAGCCTTCGCCGCGTGACTCCCCGGAAGTACTGCGACCGTAGGCGAGGAACCCCCGCCGTTTCTCCGTCCCCGGATGAGTCCCCGCCGGCGCGCGGTTGTCACCCCCGTACGAAGGGCGGATGCGCGCGAACCCCTCGGGCACCGCGGCGGGGCCGCCGCGCGCACCGCACGGCGGCCCCGGGCAGCTGCCACGGTCGGTGGGGGCTAGCCGGTCACGGTGATGGGCGAGGACGGGGCGTCGGCGTTGGTCACCTCGTAGACCGCCTCGAAGGGGGCCTGCGTCGCGCTGGTCGGGCAGCCGAACCCGCCCGTCACCTCGACCGGGGCCGCGGTGTCGAAGGCCAGGGTCGAGGCGGGGGAGCCGTTGGTCCACGTGCCGCCGATGGCGGCGGCCGCGTCAGGGCTGACCGTCGCGGTGCACGAGGCCAGGCCGCTCGTGGTCACCACGATGCCCCCGGCCGGGATCACCATGGTGCCGACGGTCGGTGACCCGTGCTGCATGGTCATCTCCCACACGGGATCGGCCACGGTGACCGTCGCGGACACGAAGGGGACGT is drawn from Nocardiopsis dassonvillei subsp. dassonvillei DSM 43111 and contains these coding sequences:
- a CDS encoding AMP-binding protein, producing the protein MAPNAEGPHATSRTRHVLETVRVLVRAGVLSPGRPDRVVRQLRALRTWGATIAGGYAAANERVPDAVAVVDELGPTTFREMDLRGRELARDLRRAGVGAGARVGVLCRNHSGFVQTMVACGRLGADTVLLNTGLSAGQLAAAVGGNGVSVVVADAEFEGMCAELDPGVVRVTAWGEPSDGGPGVPWRAREVSESDPEPPERPGRLVVLTSGTTGAPKGARRPTPRGPQDAASVLSRIPLRSSDRILVSAPIFHTWGLAGVQLGMSMRATLVMRRLFEPEDALRTVQEERCTALFAVPVMLRRIMDLPRSTRERYDTSSLRIVACSGSAMSPQLITGFMDAFGDVLYNLYGSTEVSWATIATPGEMRLSPTTAGRPPLGTRIAVLDPGGVEVPPGTEGSIHVGNDMLFDGYTDGRSRRVADGLMETGDRGHVDANGLLHVAGRDDDMIVSGGENVFPRPVEEAIVTLPEVREVVVTGVPDEEFGQRFAAYVVPHEGRGVDPNQVRTHVRRVLGRFSVPRDVVVVDELPRNATGKVVKRLLPRREERG
- a CDS encoding extracellular catalytic domain type 1 short-chain-length polyhydroxyalkanoate depolymerase, coding for MDSTAPPASRPLPATALSLTATLATVAVMVAALLIALAPRASAATLTPVPSFGANPGNLAMHSYVPDGLPADAPLVVLLHGCAQNAAAYHDHSGWAGYADEHGFALVYPEQRPANNATGCFNWFQPGDTARDSGEARSVRSMVGHAVSAHGLDADRVYVSGLSAGGAMAGELLAAYPDLFAGGSVVAGIPVGCASGMIDAFGCMNPGKTRNPQQWGDEVRAQNPGWDGPWPRVAVWHGTADTTVAPANGEAVASQWTNVHGLSGAPDATERLPGSTTAAYHGGDAATAAVAHYTVSGMGHGTPVDPSAGCGTAGAYFLDTVCSTGYTVDFWGIGDGGGPVPDPTDPPTEEPTDPPTGPGTCVRDSNYDHVSAGRAVQRSGLVYAVGSGDALGLWNVFVTTSLTETSPGHWEHTPGGC
- a CDS encoding MarR family winged helix-turn-helix transcriptional regulator; protein product: MVAMADRTPAPAGGFSLPAVDEQMCFALYAASRAVTNLYRPLLEPLGLTYPQYLVMMLLWERGECWVKDFGSVLQLDYGTLTPLLKRLEARGLLVRGRDPRDERSVLVALTEEGGRLRARAEGIPEAIGRVIDLPEEEFEATRLALRRLTANVLAGQAQLPEGG